In the Armatimonadota bacterium genome, one interval contains:
- a CDS encoding tetratricopeptide repeat protein, with translation MNQNTKQISHRIVSLGGILAMLGLYTITSCTATHAIAQTAPKPPPGAPAKPTAPADDSSKLDTDGEHLMAQGKVVEALATFQRSTVANPKDIRAWMDLGAANSQLNRFPDAVKAFQTAVNLNPAVPGFHFSLGNALLSAGNYSQAYAELQQAVQRDPLNPQFRMGLGQAYVQAGDFGHAVAAFQNAVGAAPGFAGAHDALADAAHKAGDLAMEQREYEAALVADPTDCTAMEGLKRYPQAIASAKEQLARAPRSPLLIAQLADAYEAAGDHAQAVEQYQACIAITPNNPTVWGNMGWSQYGAGDYSASLTSSARALAISPGLVYVLFNVALVHAVQNDLAQSEAGYRTAIATAAPGDMRGAEQDIQHAIKVHGSNSALNRAGQLVHAALERAAAAAAVHTGDAAEGIF, from the coding sequence ATGAACCAGAACACAAAGCAGATCTCCCACCGGATTGTCAGCCTGGGCGGCATTCTCGCGATGCTGGGCTTGTACACCATCACATCCTGCACTGCAACCCACGCAATTGCCCAGACGGCGCCAAAGCCTCCGCCAGGGGCGCCAGCGAAGCCCACTGCGCCGGCTGATGATAGTTCCAAGTTGGACACGGATGGCGAGCACCTGATGGCGCAAGGCAAAGTGGTGGAAGCCCTCGCAACCTTCCAGCGTTCTACGGTTGCCAATCCGAAAGATATCCGCGCCTGGATGGATCTGGGAGCAGCCAATAGCCAACTCAACCGCTTTCCGGATGCCGTGAAAGCCTTTCAGACGGCGGTGAACCTCAATCCAGCGGTGCCGGGGTTCCACTTCAGCCTGGGGAATGCCCTGCTTTCTGCCGGAAACTACAGTCAAGCCTACGCCGAACTTCAACAAGCGGTGCAGCGCGATCCGCTCAACCCGCAGTTCCGAATGGGGCTGGGTCAGGCTTACGTACAGGCGGGTGATTTCGGCCACGCTGTTGCGGCATTTCAGAATGCCGTGGGAGCCGCTCCCGGTTTCGCGGGAGCTCATGATGCGCTGGCCGATGCCGCGCACAAGGCCGGCGATCTGGCGATGGAGCAACGGGAATATGAAGCGGCACTCGTTGCCGACCCGACGGACTGCACGGCGATGGAGGGTTTGAAGCGGTATCCGCAAGCCATTGCCAGCGCGAAGGAGCAGTTGGCGCGCGCACCCAGGAGCCCGCTTCTGATCGCACAGCTAGCGGATGCGTATGAAGCCGCCGGCGACCACGCTCAGGCCGTCGAGCAGTATCAGGCGTGTATCGCGATTACACCGAACAATCCGACAGTCTGGGGAAACATGGGCTGGTCGCAGTATGGTGCTGGTGACTATTCCGCATCACTCACCAGTTCGGCGCGGGCTCTCGCCATCAGTCCCGGTCTGGTGTATGTCCTCTTTAACGTTGCCCTTGTTCACGCAGTTCAAAATGACCTGGCGCAGTCTGAGGCTGGATACCGCACCGCAATCGCAACCGCGGCGCCGGGCGATATGCGCGGCGCGGAACAGGACATTCAACATGCGATCAAAGTCCATGGCTCCAATTCCGCGCTGAACCGCGCCGGGCAGCTGGTTCATGCTGCCCTTGAAAGAGCTGCCGCCGCTGCAGCAGTACATACAGGGGATGCCGCCGAAGGTATCTTCTAG
- a CDS encoding ABC transporter substrate-binding protein, which produces MRKGHRSAGRPSAAVRRMFCAAGVIATVGAAGCHRPGSAGAGGKLQIALIPKGVTQSYWQTVKAGAEKAAAEDNASIIFQGPTEETQTVEQKNILDAQIVKGVSGIVMAACDAHALAPEVQKAQAAGIPVVMIDSGITPDTSVAFIATNNVTGGADAADELARLVGPKGGDVGLLPFVKGAGSSDDRENGFKQELAKYPQLHLVVTLYSNSDVNKGQDAVDSMLAAHPGLAGIFACNQGGAVGAAQSIRQKGDTGKVKLVAFDGGDEEIADLKDGVIQALVVQRPFQMGYQGVKRVVQAIKAHEVKSNHPEQVDTGVTVVTMQNFNQPDIQKLLYPLGPGK; this is translated from the coding sequence ATGCGAAAAGGTCACCGTAGTGCAGGTCGCCCGAGTGCCGCCGTACGTCGCATGTTTTGCGCTGCCGGAGTGATCGCAACCGTTGGGGCAGCCGGATGCCACCGTCCGGGCTCGGCCGGCGCTGGTGGCAAACTCCAGATCGCTCTCATACCGAAAGGCGTCACGCAGTCATACTGGCAGACGGTGAAGGCGGGCGCCGAGAAGGCAGCCGCGGAGGACAACGCGTCGATCATCTTTCAGGGTCCTACGGAAGAGACGCAGACGGTGGAGCAGAAGAACATACTCGACGCCCAGATAGTCAAAGGCGTCAGCGGAATTGTAATGGCTGCGTGCGATGCGCATGCCCTGGCGCCGGAAGTGCAAAAGGCGCAGGCTGCCGGCATACCGGTGGTCATGATCGACAGTGGCATCACGCCGGATACATCTGTAGCGTTTATTGCTACAAATAATGTGACCGGTGGCGCGGATGCGGCCGACGAGCTTGCCAGGCTTGTTGGTCCCAAGGGTGGGGATGTGGGCTTGCTGCCGTTTGTAAAGGGCGCCGGATCATCCGACGATCGGGAGAACGGTTTCAAGCAAGAGCTGGCGAAGTATCCACAGTTGCATCTGGTGGTAACGCTCTATTCCAACAGCGATGTCAACAAGGGGCAGGATGCTGTGGATTCTATGCTGGCGGCGCATCCCGGGCTCGCCGGCATCTTTGCATGCAACCAGGGCGGAGCCGTTGGTGCCGCCCAGTCGATCCGGCAGAAAGGCGACACCGGCAAAGTAAAGCTTGTGGCGTTTGATGGCGGTGACGAAGAGATTGCTGACCTGAAGGATGGCGTTATTCAGGCACTGGTGGTGCAGCGCCCTTTCCAGATGGGATATCAAGGCGTGAAGCGCGTCGTTCAGGCCATCAAGGCCCACGAGGTGAAGTCTAACCATCCCGAGCAGGTGGATACCGGGGTTACGGTCGTAACCATGCAGAATTTCAACCAGCCCGATATTCAGAAGCTGCTCTATCCGCTTGGCCCGGGTAAATAG
- the dacB gene encoding D-alanyl-D-alanine carboxypeptidase/D-alanyl-D-alanine-endopeptidase, giving the protein MKLSNYVLILVVSILLPIVAPAAPADARPSGDSLARRINSLLNKPGLREGFQGVLIKSLKSGRTLYARNADSLFVPASNNKILTACAALGVLGIDFRWHTRVLATSRPDKDGVVNGDLVLQGSGDPILTADDLNALAGQLKAAGIHRITGNLRFDDYRFDRQFLGETWAWDDEPYYYSAQISALNVDENVVVVHVQPGTGIGDPVGVSVTPLADYATVHCTAVTTAKGTPVGLDVTRRRGRNTILISGSLPAGIAPAKDPAIAVTYEDPPRFAATLFRSDLIKAGIEIAGGTLEGHSPVGAVLLADHLSPAMPEVLRRLNKPSDNLIAECLLKSVGAQIDGQGTGGEGGTACLAARTWFRTIGLRMSEVRQADGSGLSRDNFVSPRNIVRTLVWFTKQPWFRQYDESLPVAGVDGTLARRMKGTAAAGNCHAKTGYVSHVSTISGYVRTADGQPLVFSILMNNHLCPNRVCEQAQDAIVVLLASLRGNAGAHQSD; this is encoded by the coding sequence ATGAAGTTATCAAACTATGTGCTCATTCTGGTGGTGTCGATCCTTCTCCCCATCGTCGCTCCGGCTGCCCCGGCCGACGCTCGCCCATCCGGCGATTCGCTCGCACGGCGCATCAATAGCCTGCTGAACAAGCCAGGTTTGCGCGAGGGCTTTCAGGGCGTCCTGATCAAGTCACTAAAGAGCGGCCGGACGCTGTACGCCCGGAATGCCGATAGCCTCTTTGTCCCGGCATCCAACAACAAGATCCTCACAGCATGCGCCGCACTCGGTGTGCTCGGCATCGACTTCCGATGGCATACGCGGGTGCTGGCGACGTCGCGACCAGACAAAGATGGCGTGGTGAACGGAGACCTTGTACTGCAAGGTTCTGGCGATCCGATCCTCACAGCCGACGATCTGAATGCTCTGGCCGGTCAGTTGAAAGCTGCCGGCATTCATCGCATAACCGGAAACCTGCGCTTTGATGATTACCGCTTTGACCGCCAGTTCCTGGGTGAAACCTGGGCTTGGGACGACGAGCCCTACTACTATTCCGCCCAGATCAGCGCCCTGAACGTGGATGAGAATGTAGTGGTGGTGCACGTCCAGCCCGGCACGGGCATAGGCGACCCGGTCGGCGTAAGCGTAACGCCCTTGGCCGACTACGCCACGGTGCACTGCACGGCCGTAACGACGGCAAAAGGCACGCCGGTAGGACTCGATGTTACTCGCCGGCGCGGCCGCAATACGATCCTAATCTCGGGCAGTCTACCGGCCGGCATCGCGCCCGCGAAAGATCCTGCCATCGCGGTTACGTACGAAGACCCTCCGCGCTTCGCCGCAACACTCTTTCGGTCGGACCTCATCAAGGCCGGCATTGAGATTGCCGGCGGCACTCTGGAAGGCCACAGCCCTGTTGGCGCGGTGCTGCTGGCCGACCACCTCTCGCCCGCGATGCCGGAGGTGCTCCGCCGGCTCAACAAGCCGAGCGACAACCTGATAGCGGAGTGCTTGCTGAAGTCGGTTGGAGCGCAGATTGATGGACAGGGCACCGGCGGGGAGGGCGGCACCGCATGCCTCGCCGCGCGCACATGGTTCCGTACCATTGGTCTGCGGATGAGCGAGGTTCGGCAGGCCGATGGTTCCGGGCTATCACGAGACAACTTTGTGTCACCCCGGAATATCGTACGCACGCTGGTGTGGTTCACCAAACAACCCTGGTTCAGGCAGTACGATGAGTCGCTCCCGGTCGCCGGCGTGGATGGCACGCTCGCGCGCCGGATGAAGGGTACTGCCGCCGCCGGCAACTGCCATGCGAAGACGGGTTACGTGTCGCATGTAAGCACCATTAGCGGATATGTGCGAACGGCGGACGGCCAGCCGCTGGTTTTCTCGATTCTGATGAACAACCATTTGTGTCCTAACCGCGTCTGCGAACAGGCTCAGGATGCTATCGTCGTCCTGCTCGCGAGCCTGCGCGGAAACGCCGGCGCCCATCAATCGGACTAA
- a CDS encoding ABC transporter permease, whose product MTSPFSLLGRARLNEQVRDAMAPLGFLALLSVGLWWYQPRFLSLVNLQDLARETSVVAILAVGQTVVIIAAQIDLSVGSNLAFAGCMAGVAMRDHHFGVIAAIAVACASGSAIGVVNGLVTAYGRIPSFIVTLGAMLACRGLALIVSNSINISPLAPGFEVFGSGGLFQTRMGAGLPWAFVIMIVCAIIIHVVLSATRWGRSVYAVGGNREAARLSGINMRWMTVSIMTLMGFVTGIAAVIDVSRAGVAQPTAGAQMELWSIAATVMGGTSLFGGTGGIPGAIIGAFLMSVIQNGCDLAGLEQGHQYLIVGSVIVIAVLYDRIRRRT is encoded by the coding sequence TTGACGTCACCTTTCTCCTTGCTTGGACGGGCGCGCCTCAACGAGCAGGTTCGCGACGCGATGGCGCCGCTGGGCTTTTTGGCGCTGCTCAGTGTGGGCCTTTGGTGGTATCAGCCGCGCTTTCTCAGCCTCGTCAACCTTCAGGACCTGGCTCGCGAGACCTCGGTTGTTGCAATACTGGCGGTCGGTCAGACGGTGGTGATTATCGCCGCACAAATCGACCTTTCGGTGGGGTCTAACCTTGCATTCGCCGGCTGTATGGCCGGCGTGGCAATGCGCGATCATCATTTTGGTGTCATCGCCGCTATCGCGGTAGCATGCGCTTCCGGCTCCGCCATTGGCGTGGTCAACGGGCTGGTGACAGCCTATGGCCGGATACCCAGCTTTATCGTCACGCTTGGCGCCATGCTTGCCTGCCGCGGCCTCGCGCTTATCGTGTCCAACAGCATCAATATCTCGCCGCTGGCGCCAGGCTTCGAGGTGTTTGGTTCGGGCGGGCTCTTTCAAACCAGAATGGGCGCCGGCCTGCCATGGGCGTTTGTGATAATGATCGTCTGCGCCATCATTATCCACGTGGTTCTCTCCGCGACGCGATGGGGTCGGTCGGTGTACGCTGTTGGCGGGAATCGCGAAGCAGCGCGCCTGTCGGGTATCAATATGCGCTGGATGACAGTTTCCATCATGACGCTGATGGGATTCGTCACCGGAATAGCGGCGGTTATCGACGTTTCGCGCGCTGGGGTTGCCCAGCCCACGGCTGGTGCGCAGATGGAGCTGTGGTCGATAGCAGCTACCGTAATGGGCGGAACATCCCTATTTGGCGGAACGGGTGGCATTCCCGGCGCGATCATCGGCGCGTTTCTCATGTCGGTGATCCAGAATGGTTGCGACCTGGCCGGTCTTGAGCAGGGGCACCAGTACCTTATTGTCGGCAGCGTTATCGTAATTGCCGTACTCTACGACCGCATTCGCAGGCGAACATGA
- a CDS encoding sugar phosphate isomerase/epimerase, producing the protein MKTAICNETFEHWRWDDTLDAITAAGYDGVEIAPFTFASEPAEITADDRASIATAARRRGLQIAGLHWLLVSPPGLSLTSDDTEVRVRTVRHLAALVELCADLGGAIMVLGSPAQRRIPAGLNTAGATLRVVEALASVAPEAEKRGITICLEPLPAPEADLILTLHEAVDAIAQVASPNLRTLIDVKSASAESTDVAAAVRTWAPWVAHFHANDTNMRGPGTGDTDYVPIMAALHEIGYAGWVSVEVFNYEPDPVTIARESISYVRRCNEAAMRSQRA; encoded by the coding sequence GTGAAAACCGCAATCTGCAACGAGACTTTCGAACACTGGCGGTGGGACGATACGCTGGATGCCATTACAGCCGCCGGCTACGACGGCGTGGAAATAGCACCATTTACGTTTGCCAGCGAGCCCGCCGAGATTACAGCCGATGACCGGGCTTCCATTGCGACAGCGGCCCGGCGTCGCGGACTCCAAATCGCCGGCTTGCACTGGCTCCTGGTCTCACCACCGGGCCTCTCACTGACCAGTGATGATACCGAGGTGCGGGTACGTACCGTTCGACACCTGGCCGCGCTCGTTGAACTGTGCGCCGACCTCGGCGGCGCCATCATGGTACTGGGCTCGCCGGCACAACGGCGAATACCGGCTGGCTTGAACACCGCCGGCGCCACGCTGCGGGTGGTGGAAGCCCTGGCCTCCGTGGCGCCCGAGGCGGAAAAACGCGGTATTACAATCTGCCTAGAGCCACTGCCGGCGCCGGAGGCTGATCTGATCTTGACACTGCACGAAGCCGTTGACGCTATTGCGCAAGTGGCAAGCCCCAATCTCCGGACGCTGATCGACGTGAAAAGCGCTTCAGCCGAGTCCACCGATGTGGCCGCAGCGGTGCGCACGTGGGCCCCATGGGTCGCGCACTTTCATGCCAACGATACCAACATGCGAGGACCCGGGACCGGGGACACCGACTACGTCCCGATTATGGCTGCGCTGCACGAGATCGGTTACGCGGGTTGGGTGTCGGTGGAGGTCTTCAACTACGAGCCCGACCCGGTGACCATAGCCAGAGAAAGCATCAGCTACGTTCGACGCTGTAACGAGGCTGCAATGCGATCGCAGAGGGCATAA